GGCTTATCCGCATTTTGGTGATCGTCTGCATCGGCATGACCGCCGGGTGGTTCCTCACCCCGCCGGTGTTCGACAACATCAACGCGATGGTCAAGGACTCGCTCCCCAAAGATTTCCCCTACAAAGTCGTCTGGAGCGGGTTGAGCGATCCATTCATGTTCCACCTCAAAATGGCATTCGTCATCGGCGCCATCCTCACAATCCCGCTTTCCGTGATGCAGCTCTGGGGGTTTGTCAAGCCCGGGTTGCGACCCCATGAACGAAAACCCCTGCAAACGGTTGTCCCATTTTCCGTCGGGTTGTTCATCATGGGTTCGGTCCTCGGATATGTGATCCTGCCAATGGCCTTTGGCTGGTTCGCCTCAATGGCCACCGATTTCAAAGACCCGGTTATCTACCAAAACCCGGTGGATATCGTTATGTTCAGCGTGAAAATGGTCCTCGCTTTCGGCATCGGATTCCAACTGCCGCTAATCGTCTTCTTCCTCACACGGCTGGGCATCATCAGTCCGGAAGCGATCACCCGGTATTGGCGCCAGGCTGCCGTCGGCGTGATGACGGCTGCCGCCATCATCACCCCCGGCGGCGACATTTTTTCGATGCTCCTCATGGGGATCCCGCTGGTCGTTTTGACCTTTGGCAGCATCGCCGCCGCCCGGCTGACCATGCGGTCTCAAGATGGGGCCAACGACGTGCTCAACGCGTTGGACTGATGGTGGAACCCCGGCGCATCGGGGAACTTCTTGGCGGCAGGCCGGTTCATGCTGCGATCATCCCAGCCCAAGATGGCCGTTGCGAGAAGATCCCCGATTGCGTGCCTTTCGTCATCCAGGATTGGTTGGCGGCGCAGGGCATCACAAGCCTCTATTCTCACCAAGCCGAATCCGCCCGGCTTGCCGCCCAAGGGCGCGATTTGATGGTGGTCACGGGAACGGGGAGCGGAAAGTCGCTGTGCTACACCCTCCCAGCCCTAAAGGCATGCCTGGAAGAACCTGCCGCCCGGTGCCTTTTCTTATTCCCGACAAAAGCCTTGGCCCAAGACCAACTGGGCAAACTTCAAAAGCTCATCCCCGGCGACCATGTGCTTGCCGCCACCTATGATGGCGACACCGAACGGGCGCACCGGTCGGCAATCCGCCGGCAGGCCAACATTGTGTTGAGCAACCCGGACATGGTCCATTTGGCCATGCTCCCCGGGCATGAAAACTGGCTTCGGTTCCTCAAGAACCTCCGGTTGGTCGTCATCGACGAAGCCCATGTTTACCGCGGAGCTTTTGGCGGTCATATGGGCTGGATATTGCGGAGGTTGCTCAGACTCTGTGCCTGGCACGGCAACCGCCCGCAACTCATCGCCTGTTCCGCGACGGTTGCCAACCCGACAGAACACTTTTCGACCCTCACCGGGAGAGAACCGCACCTTGTTGCCGGAGATGGGGCCCCGCAAGGCGAAAGGCAAATCGTCGTCGTGGAAGCCCCGGGCGATGAGGCCGCCGAGATCAAAAGCCCAACCGTCGAGTGCGCGGGAATCCTCGCCGAGGCCGTGACCAACGGCGTCAAGACCATGGTCTTTTGCCGGAGCCGGAACGGAGTCGAGCTGTTGTTGCGGGCGGCCAGGCAAGAACTCGGCAATGTCGGCGGCGACCCGGCGTGGATTGATGCCTACCGAGGCGGGTACACGCCGGACGAACGCAGGGAGATCGAGCGCCGGTTGTTCGGCGGTTCCCTGCGCGGTGTGGCGGCAACCAATGCGATGGAACTCGGAGTCGACATCGGGGGATTGGATCTTGTTGTGATGAACGGGTACCCGGGCAGCCGGTCGAGTTTTTGGCAACAGTCCGGACGGGCCGGGCGGGCGGGGAGATCCGGCATGGCGTTGATGCTTGCCCATGCGGATCCCATGGAGCAGTACCTGGCTCGGCGGATCAACCTCCTCGTTGGCGAACCTGAACCCTGCGTCGCCAGTGTCGGGAACCCCCTTATCGCGGCCCGGCAACTCAAGTGCGCCGCCGCCGAGCGCCCCCTGACTTGGTCAGAAATCGACTCTTATGGAGCCCGGCCGGCGGCCCAAGACCTCATCGATAGCGGGGAACTGGCAGAATCGGCGGGCATGCTCTTCTACCCGGCGTTCACCCCGCCCTCGCGCGAGTTCTCCATCCGCAGCGCGGATTTGGATTCGGTACCGCTATTTGCCGCCGGGGTTTCCCTCGGGGACATGGAAGAGTGGCGGGCGATGCAGTTTGCCCACACCGGGGCGGTGCACCTGCACCGGGGCGAATCCTACATCGTCACGGGCCGGAGCGGAGACGGCAAAGCCATCCAGTGCGACCAGTTCGACGGCGATTACCACACCCAGCCCATTGTCCAAAGCCTGATTGAACCTCGCGCGGAACTCGAGGCCGAATCCCGCAACGGGCTCAAACTCTCCCTGCAAGCGGTGAGCGCCACGACCCTCGTCACCGGCTACCGGATGATCAGTTCCCGAGGAAGTGAAATTTTGGCCGAGGTGCCGCTTGACCCGGCTAGTCGAACGATGGACACGGTCGCCATGCGGATTTCGTTCGAACTCGGCGCAGATTTTGGCATCGGGCCGAGCCCAGAAGCCGCGGCTCCTGGGATCCATGCCTTGGAGCACGTTTTGGCGGCTGTAGCCCCCCTAATCGCCGGTTGCGACCGGCGGGACATCGGCTCAAGCTGGTTTGTCGCCGCTCCCGACACTTTGTCCCCAACGGTTTATCTGTATGATCTTGCGCCGGGTGGGTTGGGCTTTTCCGAACAACTGTTCCGACAGAGAGTCGGTCTCGTCATGCAGGCGGCGCAGCTCTTGAGCTTGTGCGGATGCCGCGATGGGTGCCCACTTTGCACCCTGTCTCCCCATTGCGAAAGCCGCAACGAATGTTTGAGCAAACCGATGGTCGCCGGACTGCTCCGCACAATTGCCAGCCGCCTGGGCCACACGGGTTGAATCGGTATCCTGACCATTGCCATGCTGATCTTGATGAAGGTGGGGGCAAGCGATGCCCAGATCGACCAGGTTTGCTCCATCATCCGGAACCGGGGGATCGAGCCGCTGGTTCTGCCCGGCGAACCCCGGCGGGCGGTTGGCATCCCGGCCAGCCTGAGCCACGACCAGCGGATCGACCTGGAAGCGGTCCTTGGCCGGTTGGAGTTCGTCAGTAAGGTCACACAAACCTCCAGCCCATTCAAACTCGCTGGCCTGGAGTTCCAGCCAGAACGGACGGCGGTTTCGGCAGGCGGGGCCCGATTTGGCCCAGGGGCGTTCACCTTGATCGGAGGGCCTTGCAGTGTTGAGAGCTACGAGCAATTCCGCAAAGCCGCCGATATCGTCAAGGCCGCCGGCGCAAAAATGCTCCGGGGAGGGGCCTTCAAGCCACGTACATCTCCCTAT
Above is a genomic segment from Armatimonadota bacterium containing:
- the tatC gene encoding twin-arginine translocase subunit TatC, with the translated sequence MAQRLDQQDGRSSPEQPEELRLTLGEHLEELRVRLIRILVIVCIGMTAGWFLTPPVFDNINAMVKDSLPKDFPYKVVWSGLSDPFMFHLKMAFVIGAILTIPLSVMQLWGFVKPGLRPHERKPLQTVVPFSVGLFIMGSVLGYVILPMAFGWFASMATDFKDPVIYQNPVDIVMFSVKMVLAFGIGFQLPLIVFFLTRLGIISPEAITRYWRQAAVGVMTAAAIITPGGDIFSMLLMGIPLVVLTFGSIAAARLTMRSQDGANDVLNALD
- a CDS encoding DEAD/DEAH box helicase, which encodes MVEPRRIGELLGGRPVHAAIIPAQDGRCEKIPDCVPFVIQDWLAAQGITSLYSHQAESARLAAQGRDLMVVTGTGSGKSLCYTLPALKACLEEPAARCLFLFPTKALAQDQLGKLQKLIPGDHVLAATYDGDTERAHRSAIRRQANIVLSNPDMVHLAMLPGHENWLRFLKNLRLVVIDEAHVYRGAFGGHMGWILRRLLRLCAWHGNRPQLIACSATVANPTEHFSTLTGREPHLVAGDGAPQGERQIVVVEAPGDEAAEIKSPTVECAGILAEAVTNGVKTMVFCRSRNGVELLLRAARQELGNVGGDPAWIDAYRGGYTPDERREIERRLFGGSLRGVAATNAMELGVDIGGLDLVVMNGYPGSRSSFWQQSGRAGRAGRSGMALMLAHADPMEQYLARRINLLVGEPEPCVASVGNPLIAARQLKCAAAERPLTWSEIDSYGARPAAQDLIDSGELAESAGMLFYPAFTPPSREFSIRSADLDSVPLFAAGVSLGDMEEWRAMQFAHTGAVHLHRGESYIVTGRSGDGKAIQCDQFDGDYHTQPIVQSLIEPRAELEAESRNGLKLSLQAVSATTLVTGYRMISSRGSEILAEVPLDPASRTMDTVAMRISFELGADFGIGPSPEAAAPGIHALEHVLAAVAPLIAGCDRRDIGSSWFVAAPDTLSPTVYLYDLAPGGLGFSEQLFRQRVGLVMQAAQLLSLCGCRDGCPLCTLSPHCESRNECLSKPMVAGLLRTIASRLGHTG